One stretch of Arachis duranensis cultivar V14167 chromosome 1, aradu.V14167.gnm2.J7QH, whole genome shotgun sequence DNA includes these proteins:
- the LOC127748484 gene encoding zinc finger BED domain-containing protein RICESLEEPER 2-like — translation MTENSNIEATGMSASIQPSSPSSGIRKNRSAVWDHFDVENATEKKAKCKYCGSLIQYGNGTSSIGGHLRRCKQNPNNDSNKRRKTMTTPTIDERGVLNSPSASKFDQEEARRALVEMFIGEELPFRFVESPKFRKFVYALQARFKVPSRTTLARDIGALYAEEKMKLQDFLSANCVDNASSNDVAIKYLKQRLNSWNSIILNGEFIHMRCCAHIINLIVKEGLKEIDESVLRICSAVKYVRSSPSRASRFQKCVELEKNQYKGLPCMDVETRWNSTYQMLEVALKHRKAFELLTLKDNTYIGEMNGGKGRGVPSDSDWEYAESIVPFLRVFSDATICVSGTLYVTSDMYMNEVFAIGRFIRHSCDSVDFSTMSMAERMRVKYEKYWGNPDSVNILLLIAIVLSPMQKIEYVNYFLDYFFGEEKGGKLKSKLSKCIKLLYQQYQSSEEASEADT, via the exons ATGACTGAAAATAGTAATATTGAAGCAACGGGGATGTCCGCTAGTATTCAACCATCTTCTCCATCGTCAGGTATTCGTAAGAATCGGTCAGCTGTCTGGGATCATTTTGATGTAGAGAATGCTACTGAGAAGAAGGCTAAATGCAAATATTGTGGTAGCTTAATACAATATGGGAATGGAACCAGCTCAATAGGTGGTCATTTGAGAAGATGCAAGCAAAATCCTAATAATGATtcgaacaaaagaagaaaaacaatgaCCACACCGACTATAGATGAGCGTGGTGTTTTAAATTCACCCAGTGCTTCCAAATTTGACCAAGAGGAGGCTCGAAGGGCACTTGTGGAAATGTTTATTGGGGAAGAGCTACCATTTCGCTTCGTTGAAAGCCCGAAATTCCGAAAATTTGTGTATGCCCTACAAGCAAGATTCAAAGTTCCTTCACGGACTACATTAGCACGTGACATTGGAGCTCTTTATGCTGAAGAGAAGATGAAGTTGCAAGATTTTCTTTCGGCAAATTGTG TTGATAATGCCTCGTCTAACGATGTTGCAATTAAATATCTGAAGCAGCGATTGAATTCTTGGAATAGCATTATTTTGAATGGTGAATTTATTCATATGAGGTGTTGTGCACATATTATAAACTTAATTGTAAAAGAGGGGTTGAAAGAGATTGATGAATCAGTCTTGAGGATTTGTAGTGCAGTAAAGTATGTTAGATCTTCTCCATCTAGAGCTAGTAGGTTTCAAAAGTGTGTTGAATTAGAAAAAAACCAATATAAAGGCTTGCCTTGCATGGATGTTGAGACTAGGTGGAACTCTACCTATCAAATGTTAGAGGTAGCTTTGAAGCATCGCAAAGCATTTGAGTTGCTTACTTTGAAAGATAATACCTATATAGGAGAGATGAATGGAGGAAAAGGGAGAGGTGTTCCTTCTGATTCAGACTGGGAGTATGCTGAGTCCATTGTACCATTTTTACGAGTGTTTAGTGATGCCACTATATGTGTTTCTGGTACCTTATATGTTACCAGTGATATGTATATGAATGAAGTATTTGCAATTGGACGATTTATTCGTCATTCTTGTGATTCTGTTGATTTTAGTACTATGTCAATGGCAGAAAGGATGAGGGTTAAGTATGAGAAGTATTGGGGCAATCCTGATTCGGTGAATATATTGTTATTGATTGCTATTGTACTTAGTCCAATGCAAAAGATTGAGTATGTCAATTATTTCTTGGATTACTTCTttggagaagaaaaaggaggcaAATTGAAGTCAAAGTTGTCCAAGTGCATAAAGTTACTTTATCAGCAATACCAAAGTTCTGAGGAAGCAAGTGAAGCTGATACGTAA